In the genome of Neofelis nebulosa isolate mNeoNeb1 chromosome 6, mNeoNeb1.pri, whole genome shotgun sequence, one region contains:
- the LOC131515256 gene encoding putative vomeronasal receptor-like protein 4 gives MRWKINWIDFIRGTILLSLTGPGCAGNLFLFASHVYVFVMGSKKKPTDLLLVHLAFTNTMTLCARGIFDITAAFHVSNFLDSASCKTVFYLGRVARGLSMCTTCLLSVVQALTISPRTSSWRKLKPHTAWQVLPSLLLFWILNSLISSNLLSYITAAQSTNGSGITPSGSHTYCHMLPSGLTVRWLFLTLMALRDIISQSLMGWSSGYMAFRLCKHRQSVLHLRSSRSQRNSSPETRATQSALLLMACFLLFYWADFIFSFCIGSFLTNDHTVLNMKLFLTLGYASLSPFVLISRASHQPSRRSARRDVGKPAFYTDSVSSYR, from the coding sequence ATGAGGTGGAAGATAAACTGGATTGACTTCATCCGGGGAACAATCTTGCTTTCTCTTACTGGACCTGGCTGTGCGGGAAACCTCTTTTTGTTTGCGAGCCATGTGTACGTTTTTGTCATGGGTTCTAAGAAAAAGCCCACAGACCTTCTCCTCGTCCACCTGGCTTTTACCAATACCATGACACTTTGTGCCAGAGGCATTTTCGATATAACAGCAGCTTTTCATGTCAGTAACTTTCTAGATAGTGCCAGTTGCAAAACCGTGTTTTATCTGGGGAGAGTGGCCCGTGGCCTCTCAATGTGCACCACCTGTCTCCTCAGCGTGGTCCAGGCCCTCACCATCAGCCCCAGGACCTCCTCGTGGAGAaagctcaagccccacaccgcGTGGCAAgtgctcccctctctcctcctcttctggatCTTGAATTCCCTGATAAGCTCCAACTTGCTCTCCTACATCACAGCCGCCCAGAGCACGAACGGGTCCGGGATCACACCGTCTGGCTCCCACACCTATTGCCATATGCTGCCCTCCGGGCTGACCGTCAGGTGGCTCTTCCTGACTCTCATGGCGCTGCGGGACATCATCTCCCAGAGCCTCATGGGCTGGAGCAGCGGGTACATGGCTTTCCGTCTGTGCAAGCATCGCCAGAGTGTGCTCCACCTGCGGAGCTCCAGATCCCAGAGAAATTCCAGCCCAGAGACGAGAGCTACGCAGAGTGCCCTCCTCCTCAtggcctgtttccttctcttttattgggcggacttcattttctccttctgcaTCGGCTCCTTCTTGACCAATGACCACACGGTGTTAAATATGAAACTATTTCTAACGCTCGGTTACGCCAGTCTCAGCCCCTTTGTGCTGATCAGCAGGGCCTCCCACCAGCCTTCCCGCCGGAGTGCCCGCCGAGATGTGGGGAAACCTGCTTTCTATACTGATTCTGTTAGTAGCTACAGGTAG
- the LOC131515258 gene encoding LOW QUALITY PROTEIN: putative vomeronasal receptor-like protein 4 (The sequence of the model RefSeq protein was modified relative to this genomic sequence to represent the inferred CDS: deleted 1 base in 1 codon) — protein MVLNNIRATIFLFLTGPGIVGNISVFVKYMCAFFSGTATKSVHLLSLHLAFANTVTLLSKVTLKTIAMFGVRNVLGDMGCKAFVFLERVARGLSISTSSFLAVVQATTISPRAPMPAGFKPASARHILPLCLFFWVLNSLVSMNLLYYVRNTSSLNRSQASHGNSCSYVLPRSQVMKWTFPILMALRDFSFLSLMGWASAYMVLLLHKHHRQVLYLQKSKILHQTPPERRAAHSVLLLMLCFLLFYWTDCLLSLGLNFSLENASFVLNIQEFLTLGYAILSPFVLIHRDGHRVDVGTLNKAGTTLFLH, from the exons ATGGTTTTGAACAATATCCGGGCAacgatttttctctttctcaccgGACCCGGCATCGTGGGGAACATCTCTGTGTTTGTGAAGTATATGTGCGCGTTCTTTTCGGGCACTGCGACGAAATCTGTACACCTTCTTAGCCTCCACTTGGCTTTTGCAAATACCGTGACACTTTTGTCCAAGGTAACGCTGAAAACAATAGCGATGTTTGGTGTGAGAAACGTCCTGGGCGACATGGGCTGTAAAGCGTTTGTGTTTCTGGAGAGGGTGGCCCGGGGCCTTTCGATCTCCACCAGCAGCTTCCTCGCCGTGGTCCAGGCCACCaccatcagccccagagcccccATGCCTGCCGGCTTCAAGCCAGCATCCGCAAGGCAcatccttcccctctgcctcttcttctgGGTCCTCAACTCCTTGGTCAGCATGAACTTACTCTACTACGTCAGAAACACGAGCAGCCTAAACAGGTCACAAGCTAGCCACGGAAATAGCTGCTCTTACGTCCTCCCAAGAAGCCAGGTCATGAAGTGGACGTTTCCCATCCTCATGGCCCTGCGGGATTTCTCGTTTCTGAGTCTCATGGGCTGGGCCAGCGCCTATATGGTGCTTCTTCTCCACAAGCACCACAGGCAAGTCCTCTACCTTCAGAAATCCAAGATCCTCCACCAGACCCCCCCCGAGAGAAGAGCCGCTCACAGTGTTCTCCTTCtgatgctttgttttcttttattttattggacagattgtcttctttctctgggCTTAAATTTCTCCTTAGAGAATGCTTCTTTCGTATTAAATATTCAAGAATTTCTAACTCTTGGTTATGCAATTCTCAGCCCGTTTGTGCTGATTCACAGAGATGGACAT AGGGTGGACGTTGGCACTCTAAATAAAGCTGGAACAACTCTGTTTCTTCACTGA